The following is a genomic window from Malus sylvestris chromosome 12, drMalSylv7.2, whole genome shotgun sequence.
GTATCTtattaaatttgaagaaaaacatATCATATTTGATTCCCAGAAAAATTGTGCCTTTATATGACTGATATAAcaataccaaacacaaaaaccaTATTTGTTCCAAATGAAGGCAGCTAACAGTACTGTAGTAATGTTTTATTCTATTAATAgtttttgccaagaattcagaTTTAATAgactttaattgttaaatttaaaacaagaaagacaTAAGGAATTATTAAACAAAGATACGAAGACTTACATCATAAACAGCTTCTTTAAGTAAGTCCAGTTGTTCTCTTGAAACAATATCTACCTGAGGGCATGAAGTTTATGATTAGCGAAAGGTTCTCATTAATTATTGGCTGTATATCAAGCTAATGATGAATActttagggttttgggttgaTGAAGTGGATGTACCTTTTCGTTTACGGTCCAAATAACTCCTTCTGTACAGGGAGGAGTTGTGAGTGATCCCATGTATCTGTAAAATCTTGAGCTGTCCCATTTTATTTCCCTTGGATCAATCACTCCCAACTTTTTCTCCTTTGTACTAGTCACAAAAGATATATCCTGGTTTATCTGAAAAGGGAACAGTACGTGTCAGAATACCCTGAAATGAATCTCTTATAATTCATTTACATGTGTTTTGTGGATTTTAATTACCTTTGATAAAAAAGCATTGGGCTGCCCGACTTCGTATAGAAATGCAACTACAGCTATATTGTTCTGGTCTGCACTTTGATGCACCATGTGCAGTTCCAAATCATACCTAATGAAGAGAACTCTTAAGTTTAGACATGGAAGAAACATTTTGGATTTTTAAGACAGGAGCTGagggagaggggagagagaaagaaagagaccTTGCACCATTAACGGTGTGCTCAGATGGGGTGTGCCAATGACAtcttttgaggaagtaatctgAGTCGTCGATTTGGATAGATCCAGCATCGCCTTCCCATTCAAGCTGAACCAATTTAAAACAATACAGAATCAAGAAATTGATAAGAGGAAGAATTTTTTCTTAGAAAAAAAGAGTTCTACAAAACCAAAGTCATTTTGTAAAAATGGAAAGCAGCACCCTGAATATTTTTTACTACTAATAAGCAACTTTGGTTTTCATTAGAAGAACGTGTTTCTATAATTCACTCCAACATATTGGGAAAATGAATGAAGGTATTGTAAGAAAATAAGAAATGCAGTATTAAATATAGGGTAgtactatccacacacccattttacTTCTGACACCCTTTTCAATTTTCAGACGTtggattaaatgaattaaaaaatatcaatgacaaaaaattaatgaaGGTGTGTGGGAAGTAAAGATGTGTGTGTCAATAGCACTATCCTAAATATATACATGGAAAATAATGTATGAAAAATGAATTAAGGACACTATGATCAAATGGCTCTGTCAATCACCTCCAAATTTCAGATCTTATGGACAATAATTgtttgacaattaaatatatacataaatagCACCTCCATACAACATAGGTGGTACAAATTGATAAGACCATGCAAACTCCACAATTTAAGTTAAAGCATAACAAAACTCTAATGTGATACTCTCACCGCGATATAGTGACCTTCGTTCTTGAGAGTTGCATCGGAAGGCTTATAGCTCACTGTAAGATCCCTTGAACTTTGGATCACTTTGGTGGCACGACTCTCGTCTAAACCTATTGGTGATTGAGATCGTCCATCTTTACATGCCGCCCATTCTTGTTTAAGCTCTCCCCAGTGTTCTGGGCCCTTCTCACTCCCTTCCCTATAATCAAATGCTATTTCTTGGTCTGCACCAAAAACCTAAATTCAAGATGAATGTAATAATAATGATCATGATAAGGAGAGCGAAATGATTTCTGCAGAGTTTCTTTTTCTGCACacatttttcctttgatttattcaattcataGATTAGAAATAAATACGGGTGTGCAACGGGAGAAAAGAAGCTTGCAGAAATCAATTCACAATGCAAGTCTATATACTTGGCATTACCGAGTGGTTTAGCTGTAACTGGTACTTGGTTccaatacaaaagaaaaattgtcaAAGCAAAGAACTGATTATGGGTTTGCTTTGATTGAAGCATCATTCACAAAAATCACTAAGATCGATCATGCAAATGTCAAGAAAAAGAAGCCTCAGTTGTAATCCGATTTAGACAACAATGCACTATGAGGCTATGACGAATACTGAAATTTATAGAGCACAAGGTAGGGTTAACCACTGTAGAAGAAGTTTCAGGATCTAGATGGGGAAAGAAATCATTCCGTTTACTAATACCTATATCGGTTTTGTAATTCACATCACCTATATTAAatgcaaaattcaaattaataatATGCCTTCACCTATTCTTCATTTTTCTGGTTCATTACTATATATAGACAACATTGGACGACAATTTAATTTGGATCCTCTACAGATTTTCTGTCTACATGGAGTTTCGATCTTGACCATTCAAATAGATTCAAAGTTTAGCGATACTATAAATTTATTTTACCATCTTTGGTCACCTGCCATCGCCAAGTACCATTTGGATCATCCAAGTATAGGGGAAAGATTCAATGGCCGAGTACCATTGGGTTCtttattattttccttttaataattaattattatggtaaaaaaaaaaaaccagatatTTGCAATTGAAAAGGACAAATGCCATTCGAATCGTGGCTCTCTGTACTTTTTTATATGTAGAGAAAATAGGAATCATGTTGTGGTccattttatctgacaaggagAGGGAGGACCGGCTGCACAAAGAGATAATAGAGAgatatgtgtttgtagggttgtgtagaggatgtgttattccccctaCGCAATGCCTTTATTTATGGTAACAAGGGAGGGAAGAATAATTagtatcaaatctaatctaggatttacaaaatcacacttaaataagaagCTTATAACACTcctccttgagtgtgtaaacACTCAAGTAGATTCGGCATCATGTAGAGTTGAGGAAATCGACTCGTTGACATTGATTTTGGGAACACGCTAGTCtcaaataaggtaggaacttgcatatggAACTataagtctcacaaaaaaccctatggctatggtaaaaactcgagtagggacaaaatccctagtctaaggaaaaatgaatgagaaatgcaaagtcaaatgaaacgtTTACgagacgtcatcagggatatgatcaacccaaggtgagtgcctcgttaaaacctcattaggtagcaaaaacccagtggaaaaaatgctcctaatcttagggaaaaagagtacattaagatcaagcaagtatacttcaggatactccccctgagtttgacataattccaaagaaaactaaaaatgCTACAACAGAAAGTTTACatataccaattccttgaacaagctccTAAAACGTCGCCATCGGaattgatttggtgaagaggttggccagattgtcttgtgaacgaaTTTGCATGACTTCCATCTTCTGATGCTCTCgttgttgatgtgagaagaagaagTTCGGcccaatgtgcttggtgttgtcccatttgatgtaacccttcttgagttgttcgatgCATGCTGTGTTGTCTTCATAGATTGTCGTTGGGACGTCAACGACGGAGTAAAGATAGTAGAAGCTTCAAATATGGCTCACAACTGTTcttaaccaaaagcattcctaagttgcttcatgtaaggcgagaatttcagcatggttagacgaagtggcaacgaAGGTTTTTTTAGTTGACCTTCAAAAGATTGCGGTGTctccaatggtaaagacataacccatttAAGAGCGTGCCTTGTGtagatcagataagtatcctgggtcggcataaccaacaaggcgagaatcgactTGAGATAAGGGGGTGCGGCAttactcgaggattcgtagggataaaACAAGTCCagatccgtagtacccttaaggtaatggaatatgtctttaacaccaatcCAGTGTCTGTGTGTTGGTGCactactgtatcttgccaaaaaattaatagcaaatgagatgtcgggtctagtgcattgagctaaggataataaagcgcctatcatacttagataaggaacttcaggttccaaaatttcttcatcatcctcatttggatggaagggatcttgttttgcatctagcgattAAACGACCATAAGAGTACTtgaaggcttcactttatcctcgttaaagcagcgcaacaccttctaggtgtagttcgattgatgtactaagattccatccaaacagtgctctatctcgagaccaagacagtattgagtctttcctagatctttcatctcaaattccgactttaGGTGTGCTGTTCTCtggagctcttcaggagttcagatgaggttcatgtcattgacatatactgcaacGATTATAAAACCGGAATGTGACCTCTCAATGAACACACAAAGGCATAgtttgttgttcacatatccctgactagtcaaatactcactcaaacgGTTATATCATACTCTTCTGGATTGCATCAAACCGTAAAGTGAACGCCTCAACCAAATTAAAaccgtgttccggggtttggaaatatttgattcagtcaatgtaagtctttTGGGAACTATAAATTTccatatcaagatccccatagagatacgcagttactacgtccattAGTTGTATACTCAGTTTTTCGGAACGACTAAACTAATAAGGTAgtaaaaagtaatcacatcaataaagggtgaataagtttcttcatagtcaatcccggggcgttgtgagaagccttgcgtAACAAGGTGAGCTTTGTAACACACaattttgttcttctcattatgcttccgaatgaaaacccacttgtagccaacaggcttcacatgtggagaagTAGAAGTtataggtccaaacaccttacgtttcgcaagcgaaTTGAATtcaacttggattgcttgtttccagtttgactaaTCAGTtatacgtcgacattcatcaatggaacgacgttcaatgtcatcgctcaacatgatttCAGTTgctactgcatatgctaatgcatcgttaACGATCATCAcatttctacaccaaacatcatccaagctAGCATAATGGACTGAAATCTtacgattctcgggaggtggATTTGTCTTTTCAAGGATGTTTCTGTAATCTAGAATTTTCTTatgagttggatagaatgagtaggttacagtcggattcacggtatgCTCTTCAAAGGCCTGTGCCGTGGGTTTCCTCTTctaggggtgtgaatcctttgaaccaagtggTCTATCACACTTGTGTAGGGGTAGATGATTGGCTAGTCGCTAATGTACATGGATTGGCCAAAGTGGCATCTCGGGCCTCCAAGAAGGAAGTTTGTCGTACATTTGGTAATCCATCTTtataggcacatttgcagctggaatatgtgatcttgtcactcatgctagattGGTGAAAACATTTGGCATGCTCTAAGTTTTACTctgaagatctaatatgcgtTGCACTTTAGTTTCAAACTAAGTGGTGCAATGATCTAAATGatacaaagtgggagtcgtccataATAATTCACGCTGTTCTTTAGGAATGTTAACGTTCTTATCTCTCCCTAAcgatgggaagactgtctcatagaagtgacaatccgcaaaaagagttgtaaacagatcgcctgtcaaaggttctaagtaacgaatgattgaaggagaatcatatctaaCATAGATTTCCATCATTTGCTGAGACCCCATTTTTGTACATAAGGGCGGCGAAATCGGTATATAGACTGTATAACAAAAAACATTCAGATGCGATATGTCAAGAATGTATCTGGAAACCAACTTAAGGGCGCTATATGGTTGGATTGCAATAGGCCTCAGGTGGACCAACATggttgcgtgcaatattgcatggccttAAGTAGCGAtcaggagcttggtacgtaCGACCAATGATAGATTAATCATTTGTAATTGCTTAATAAATGTCTTTGCCATGTTGTTCTAGgagtgaacatggggtactagatgttcaacttcaacaccaactgacatgcaatagtcatcaaaagttttagatgtgaagtCTGCAATATTATccaattaaatatatttgatcggataatcaaggtagtgagccctgagcttgatagcATGAGCCAATAATTTGGAGAATGTAGCATTCCTTGTAGATAActagcacacgtgtgaccaatgtGTGGAAGCATCAaccaaaacaataaaatatctaaatggtccataGTGAGGGTGAATCGGTCCATAAATGTCCCCCATGAATCATTTGTAGAAAAATTGGAGGATTTGAgcaaatcttgtcataagaaggcttaataataagttttcccatataacatgtttgacatgcgattccttgaatCAAACATAAACtttgggttagtggatgcccatgtgatgatttgaggatacggcgcatcgttGTTCATCTAGGGTGTCCCAaatgatcatgccaaagtgtaattatGTGCGCGGTCCCAACGGTAGGGCTGGCTGCATAGTGGCTCTCTatagggcgtatggtcgtagtatacaaacCACTTGGGATACGTtacatcttctctagaatacgcttctggccatattcatagGAAGTGATGCatataaattcaactttgttttctacataggtttcagtgtggtaattattatctctattgtccttgaaactcaacaacgttcttccgaAATGTGGAGAATAGGCTGCCTCTTCAATGGTtgagattgtaccattggacaacattatatgtgccttaccgtatccttcaatcaggttggatggtcTTGAGAGGGTTGtaagaggtgcattcttaggtatgaagttagtgaaatagatacGTTCACGCAAAATGGTGTGGgtggttgcactatctaccagacaactaactatccgactagtcatacctagaaataaaaattaatttgaattggtcacatgcataaaagttataaagaaaaacaaatatccattcaaaataatttaagtatgCAAGGATGGTAAttgaaaaacttaatatccaaaaaataaaccaccaacaaataatccaaacataaaggaaattgttcaaaattaaaccaaaaaactAGGGGcttcggccactaggtggaatttggccctattatttcaaataaaaactaaaaatagttcATGTCTAAAATTCTAATCTTCTATAGGGATGGTATCTTCCtaaaagtcagaaacctccatcttggtaCTCTCTGGTTCAGCCACTTGCACAAAGTTTAATTCAAACTTTTtatgacgagaatgatatttagCTACAACCTTTTGGGGAGCACGGCAGACACAAGATAAATAGTCCTTTGAACTACAGTGGTAGCATATGTTCACATCTATGGTTTTAGGTGCTTTgaccttattcttgaagtttgggaccTTGGGATCAAGGTTAGGGCACTTTTGGGCTCGGTTTCCTCCCTTAGGTGGGCCTTGGCTTTGTTGACCTTGACAAGGTGGCTTATGGCCACCCTGACGACGCCCATGTTAACGCTTTGGACGTTGGTTTGTGCTATAATATGTTTCAGGCACATCAGTCGCACCAGTAGGTCgagtttgatgatttttcatcaacaacTGATTATGTTTTTCAGCgataagtaaaacagagatcaaatctgaaaaattagtgaacttctgagccctATATTGTcactgcaggacaatattggtagCAGAGAAGGTCGTATAGTTATTCtctaaaagattttttttttcggtcaaATTCTCGTTacagaacttgagaagtgatcgaatTCAACAAACtttagaattatattcattcacaaacttaaagtcttggaagcgcagaTGCTGctagtcatgtcttgcttcaggtaagaagatgtcattttggtgatcaaagTGATTAGCCAAAGCGACCCAAAGTGCTAGTGGAtcttcctcagcaaggtactcgaTTTGCATTGCGTTATGAATATGTCTTCAGCTGATGATCATGACAATGGCTTTCTCAGCTTCCCTAATCAGGTTGTCTGTCTCATCTTCAATGATGAGACTCAAATTCTTTGCAGTAAGGTAGAACTTCACATATTGGACCCACTTGGGGTAGTTCCTTCTAGAGACCtctaaagcggtgaagtcgagtttttTCAAATTTGACATGTCCTTATCATAAAATAAATAGACAAGAAtatggttagtgtaatggagaaaaaaaatcaatccattcatataggagtagaacattcaggttctaatagacatttattggtttaaatttacatgaaaaaacttcgggttttcataaGTGATGgttttaaggaaaacttcaggttttgaaACGAGGtatgtttctagaaacttcaggtttcaatataatatgaacttcaggttcatatgttctTGCAGACAAacgcaaatatatataaatatgcaacaagaaaatatgcaaatagattTTCAGGTCTattattataattgaattaattatttggactttagGCCAAAATTAAAATGTGGGTGAAAAATTGTAAACCCATAAGGCCTAAAAAAAAATAGGCGTTTAAACTcggggcccaaaataatgggccaAAGCCCACGGATGGGCTAAGTAATTTGAAAGTAGGCTGCAATATGCACGAGCTGATTAGGCCTTAAAAGAATTGGGCTGCTAGCCTATTAGCAGCAAATGGGTTGTAGGAATAGGTCCAAAAATAAAGGGGACGCCCATATGGGCACTGATCAGGTACGGCAAGAAGTAGGCTATGGATGTAGGTTCACTTGAAGGCGTGCTCCGGTGCTTCGCTGTGTAGTGCACCGATGTTCCAGCTTCAGGTTGGAATCTGGTGCGACGCAAATGTATAAACCTAGGGAGACACAATCCAGTGCATCGCAGGACACGGGGACACTATAACCATGGGCTGGTGTCGCAGGTTGAGTCCAACAGAGGCCCAATTGGGCTCTGTAATGTGGGTGAGAGAAATAAAGCCCAAGTGGGCTTGGGTCAAGTCAAAAACACCCCAGGTTAGAACTGGGTTATGTTGCTAGGGAAAGAAACCGGCGCCGTTGCTTCAGGCGGCTGGGTTTTAACACATAGTTCTTGGTGCAGGGTCGTGGGTTCAATGGCGAGCCAATTCCTAGTGATGAAGGGAGTACCTCGACGTTGGGGAAAGGAAAAAGGGAAAcctatgaaatttaaacttgaatTTCACCCAAATTCGATGAAATTCATTTGGAATTTCAATGATTTTGGTTCAAAAATCACGACACTATGTCGGATTTTGCCAAAAAAGTGCATGGCAAGGTCGTGGTCTCGCCATAGGGTAGTTAGAGTTTATGGGTTAGACACCATAGGCATTGGGTTTTCCAGTGGAGCTCGATGGCTTTGTGAGTGGATCGGGTCATGGGTTCGAagaaccctaaatgaattttctattttttttttcaatttattcaatGCATATTTAATCAAATAATTGAATGCATGGACAGATATATGGTacaattcatggcaatatcaattcacataattcaacaattatgaatataatgcaagtacaatttatgtagaatctaaaatttgaaaaacgtaaagtttggtcatgcattatggtgaatgttcatgctattagGGCTGCAAATATATTGAGAGAAAAatcgttgttttggaagaacttgaTTGCCTGATGATATTGATAAGCTGGTTTGATGCAAAAAACTTCCACGTCTGATTCCTAAGCGTatcggtaggagcgtgctgataacgtgttgtggtctattttatctgacaggaAGAGAGAGGGCCAGCAACAcagagagagaatagagagagatgtgtttgtagggttgtgtagatgatgtgttaTTTTTCCTACGCAGTGCCTTTATTCATAGTAATAAAGGAGGGAAGAATCTTTCctctccaaggaatacaagttctaataggaaagaataactagtattaaatctaatctaggatttacacaatcacatttaaataagaagtttataacaaatCTTACAATAAGGAACCCTACAATCCGGGAATACAATATCAAATACAAAATCAATTACATAATATATTCCAATCTAAATATTGGTTTTCTAACATACACAAAACTTGAAAGATTATCACATGTTTACTTTTTAAGGTTACTATGGTAGTTTTCTATTTATTTCCAAGTTtgttacaaaaattgaaaaaatgagacgtg
Proteins encoded in this region:
- the LOC126592188 gene encoding alpha carbonic anhydrase 4-like, with translation MGNVVEKIGEVGEDAILVFREGSSTNSKVFAVFCQSDQEIAFDYREGSEKGPEHWGELKQEWAACKDGRSQSPIGLDESRATKVIQSSRDLTVSYKPSDATLKNEGHYIALEWEGDAGSIQIDDSDYFLKRCHWHTPSEHTVNGARYDLELHMVHQSADQNNIAVVAFLYEVGQPNAFLSKINQDISFVTSTKEKKLGVIDPREIKWDSSRFYRYMGSLTTPPCTEGVIWTVNEKVDIVSREQLDLLKEAVYDYAAANARPLQRDEGRDIKLYGPSSSLSDLNAELPHRGRLNSAAIPRE